A section of the Pseudomonas sp. FP453 genome encodes:
- a CDS encoding MFS transporter, giving the protein MPPTRVLISLLFAIQLVSMGAMEMSGPFWPVHLRGMTDSDALFSFASIAVYVGPMLGILLTSAFWGRIGDRHGHKLMMIRALVGLTLTQLALALVSDIWAILLLRFLQGACAGYIAPAQAYGVSIEAPARRARLFALLQISTNVGSLLGAVLGGLILDHATFFWINLSAAALCAVCTLIAALTLPDVPPQKKTVAASSAVVWRGSALLPLLAVMGILLLARLLPQTSFALYVSSTFNVSNAWVGLCYGLLALGFILSATTWARHFEGRSQADSLQRIAWVVLGCIALTALAGITRNPLVFALGYLVWGVLLGATTPVLMALISKTADSTSQGHVLGIAQGTAQFASIAGISLGGLLSQVYGLAYTYLFVCVAYGLALLAILALRSRRVVP; this is encoded by the coding sequence ATGCCACCGACCCGCGTCCTGATTTCCCTGCTGTTCGCGATCCAGCTCGTGTCGATGGGCGCGATGGAAATGAGCGGGCCGTTCTGGCCGGTGCATCTGCGTGGGATGACTGACTCCGATGCGCTGTTCAGTTTCGCCAGCATCGCCGTGTACGTCGGGCCGATGCTTGGCATCCTGCTGACCAGCGCATTCTGGGGGCGTATCGGTGATCGTCATGGGCACAAGCTGATGATGATCCGCGCCTTGGTCGGCCTGACCCTGACCCAGTTGGCGTTGGCGCTGGTCAGCGACATCTGGGCGATCCTGTTGCTGCGTTTTTTGCAGGGCGCATGCGCCGGCTATATCGCCCCGGCCCAGGCGTATGGGGTGAGCATCGAAGCGCCGGCGCGGCGCGCACGCCTGTTTGCGCTGTTGCAGATTTCCACCAACGTCGGCTCGCTGCTGGGCGCGGTGCTCGGCGGCTTGATCCTTGATCACGCGACGTTTTTCTGGATCAACCTCAGCGCTGCCGCACTCTGCGCGGTGTGCACGCTGATCGCTGCGTTGACCTTGCCCGACGTGCCGCCGCAGAAGAAAACCGTGGCCGCGTCCAGCGCCGTGGTGTGGCGCGGTTCGGCGCTGCTGCCGCTGTTGGCGGTGATGGGCATTCTGCTGTTGGCGCGGCTGCTGCCGCAGACCTCGTTCGCGCTGTATGTGAGCAGCACCTTCAACGTCAGCAACGCCTGGGTCGGCCTGTGCTACGGCTTGCTTGCGCTGGGTTTCATCCTGTCCGCGACCACGTGGGCGCGGCACTTCGAAGGCCGCAGCCAAGCCGACTCGCTGCAGCGCATCGCCTGGGTGGTGCTCGGGTGCATCGCCCTCACCGCCCTGGCCGGCATCACCCGCAACCCGCTGGTGTTTGCCCTTGGCTACCTGGTGTGGGGCGTGTTGCTCGGCGCCACCACGCCGGTGCTGATGGCGCTGATTTCCAAGACCGCCGACAGCACAAGCCAGGGCCACGTGCTGGGGATCGCCCAGGGCACGGCGCAATTCGCCTCGATTGCCGGCATCTCGCTCGGGGGCCTGCTCAGCCAGGTGTATGGGCTGGCGTACACCTACCTGTTCGTCTGCGTGGCCTATGGGCTGGCGCTGCTTGCGATTCTCGCGTTGCGCTCACGCAGGGTTGTCCCTTAG
- a CDS encoding TonB-dependent siderophore receptor encodes MPVASRLTFAIRTALLLAAASGNAWAASAESHDDSAQSLTLDATNVNAVYNGPTTLPEVFAGGQVARGARLGMMGNKDVMDTPFSVTSYTAKTLADLQTVTVADALERDPSVRSTGQSGGIVDSFFVRGFAIGEGNLGELAFDGVYGVAPNYRAFTEYAERIEVLKGPGALVYGISPNSGVGGVINIVPKRPLDEDLTRFTGSYASDSQVGGHLDISRRFGDENQFGVRFNGSLQGGDTAVDNQSRDVGIGAIALDYRGERLRLNLDYISQKESWEGASRPFTIQPGVQVPSAPNGRTSLPQKWGWSDTKEQSLLLGGEYDLNDNLTVFAHAGGGRSDVKRMSDQVPRILNDAGDTSNTPGYYKFNVDRSTADVGARGLFATGPVTHTTTLMATRYTDELSRGINNGTLIRSNIYHPVDTPKQYINTPKVLRISETELSGIALTDTLGMLDDRIQLTLGMRHQAIESRNYNAAGGVSARYGASANTPLLGVVVKPWEDVSLYYNYVEGLSKGDAAPGTASNAGETFAPYESKQHELGVKYEHGTFMTTVALFQIEKPSGETGANGVYSVQAEQRNRGVELSMFGEVAPGTRLMGGVTFLDGELTKSATAANRGNKPVGVPDIQANLWAEWDTPGLEGFTLTGGAIYTDRQFVDQANTQQLDSWTRIDAGARYATKIDGRPTTFRATVQNVFDREYWSGVASYGAFSPGYPRTLQLSASVDF; translated from the coding sequence ATGCCCGTTGCCAGCCGGTTAACATTCGCCATCCGTACTGCCCTGTTGCTGGCCGCCGCCAGCGGCAACGCCTGGGCCGCCAGCGCCGAGTCGCACGACGACAGCGCGCAGAGCCTGACCCTTGACGCGACGAACGTCAACGCCGTCTACAACGGCCCCACAACCCTGCCCGAGGTGTTCGCCGGTGGCCAGGTCGCCCGGGGCGCGCGCCTGGGCATGATGGGCAACAAGGACGTGATGGACACCCCGTTCAGTGTCACCAGCTACACCGCCAAGACCCTCGCCGACTTGCAAACCGTGACCGTCGCCGATGCGTTGGAGCGCGACCCTTCGGTGCGTTCCACCGGGCAGTCGGGCGGTATTGTCGACTCGTTTTTCGTGCGCGGTTTCGCAATTGGCGAGGGCAACCTCGGTGAGTTGGCGTTCGACGGCGTGTACGGCGTGGCGCCCAACTACCGCGCGTTCACCGAGTACGCCGAGCGCATCGAAGTGCTCAAGGGCCCGGGTGCGCTGGTCTACGGTATCTCCCCCAACAGCGGCGTGGGCGGGGTGATCAATATCGTCCCCAAGCGCCCGCTGGACGAGGATTTGACGCGCTTTACCGGCAGCTATGCCTCCGACAGCCAGGTCGGCGGCCACCTCGATATCAGCCGTCGTTTCGGTGATGAAAACCAGTTTGGCGTACGTTTCAACGGCAGCCTGCAGGGCGGCGACACGGCCGTGGACAACCAGAGCCGCGACGTCGGCATCGGCGCTATCGCCCTGGATTATCGCGGCGAACGCCTGCGTTTGAACCTTGACTACATCAGCCAGAAGGAAAGCTGGGAGGGCGCCTCGCGGCCGTTCACCATTCAACCGGGCGTGCAGGTGCCGTCGGCGCCGAATGGCCGCACCAGCCTGCCGCAAAAGTGGGGCTGGTCGGACACCAAGGAGCAGTCGCTGCTGCTCGGCGGCGAATATGACCTGAACGACAACCTCACGGTGTTCGCCCATGCCGGTGGCGGGCGTTCGGATGTGAAGCGCATGTCCGACCAGGTGCCGCGCATCCTCAATGACGCCGGCGACACCAGTAACACGCCGGGCTACTACAAATTCAACGTCGACCGCTCCACCGCCGATGTGGGCGCGCGCGGACTCTTTGCCACCGGCCCGGTGACGCACACCACCACGCTGATGGCGACCCGTTACACGGATGAATTGTCGCGGGGCATCAACAACGGCACGCTGATCCGTTCCAATATCTACCACCCGGTGGACACGCCCAAGCAATACATCAACACGCCCAAGGTGCTGCGCATTTCCGAAACGGAACTGTCCGGCATCGCGTTGACCGACACCCTGGGCATGCTCGACGACCGCATCCAGCTGACCCTCGGCATGCGCCACCAAGCCATCGAGTCGCGCAACTACAACGCCGCCGGCGGCGTCAGTGCGCGGTATGGCGCCAGCGCCAACACGCCGTTGCTCGGTGTGGTGGTCAAGCCGTGGGAGGACGTGTCGCTGTACTACAACTATGTCGAAGGCTTGAGCAAAGGCGACGCGGCACCCGGCACGGCGAGCAATGCCGGGGAAACCTTCGCGCCTTATGAGTCCAAGCAACACGAACTCGGTGTGAAGTACGAACACGGCACCTTCATGACCACGGTGGCCTTGTTCCAGATCGAAAAACCCAGCGGCGAAACCGGTGCCAACGGCGTGTATTCGGTGCAGGCCGAACAGCGCAACCGCGGTGTCGAGCTGAGTATGTTTGGCGAAGTGGCCCCCGGCACCCGCCTGATGGGCGGCGTGACCTTCCTCGATGGCGAGCTGACCAAATCTGCCACCGCCGCCAACCGTGGCAACAAACCGGTGGGCGTGCCGGATATCCAGGCCAACCTCTGGGCCGAGTGGGACACCCCAGGGCTGGAAGGCTTTACCCTCACCGGCGGCGCGATCTACACCGACCGCCAGTTCGTCGACCAGGCCAACACCCAGCAGCTGGATTCATGGACGCGCATCGATGCCGGCGCGCGTTATGCGACGAAGATCGACGGACGACCAACGACCTTCCGTGCCACGGTGCAGAACGTGTTTGATCGCGAATACTGGTCGGGCGTGGCGTCGTACGGCGCGTTTTCGCCGGGCTATCCGCGCACGTTGCAGTTGTCGGCCAGCGTGGATTTCTAG
- the gabP gene encoding GABA permease yields the protein MNSLNTKDSNGQLAQGFKPRHVTMLSIAGIIGAGLFVGSGHAIAAAGPAVMLAYLFSGLLVVLVMRMLGEMAVANPDTGSFSTYADQAIGRWAGFTIGWLYWWFWVLVIPIEALAAGHILNQWFPQIDAWLFALLSIFLLVVTNLFSVSKYGEFEFWFAMAKVVAIIGFIGLGFAVLMGWIPEREASGLSRLMEEHGGFAPNGLSAVVGAFITIMFSFIGTEAVTIAAAESSNPAQNIARATRSVMWRIGVFYVLSIFVVISVVPWDDPLLASVGSYQRALELMNIPHAKLLVDIVVLIAVASCMNSSIYIASRMLFSLGKRGDAPALMKKTSAASVPRGAVIASTVLGAGVTLLSYFMPAGLFQFLLASSGAIALLVYLVIAVSQLRMRKVLLRRNVTLTFKMWLFPWLTWLVIAFICSALTVMLVTPAHSFEVSSTLVLALLIALVGLITARHPEPQPQAVSAATQP from the coding sequence ATGAATAGCCTGAACACCAAGGATTCCAACGGCCAGTTGGCGCAGGGCTTCAAGCCGCGCCACGTCACCATGCTCTCCATCGCCGGGATTATCGGCGCGGGGTTGTTTGTCGGTTCCGGGCACGCGATTGCGGCGGCGGGGCCGGCGGTGATGCTGGCTTATCTGTTTTCCGGGCTGCTGGTGGTGCTGGTCATGCGCATGCTCGGCGAGATGGCGGTGGCCAACCCGGACACCGGCTCGTTCTCGACCTACGCCGACCAGGCCATCGGCCGCTGGGCCGGCTTCACCATCGGCTGGTTGTACTGGTGGTTCTGGGTGTTGGTGATCCCCATCGAAGCCCTGGCCGCCGGGCATATCCTCAACCAGTGGTTCCCGCAGATCGACGCTTGGCTCTTTGCCTTGTTGTCGATCTTTTTGTTGGTGGTGACCAATCTGTTCAGCGTGTCCAAATACGGTGAATTCGAGTTCTGGTTCGCCATGGCCAAGGTGGTGGCGATCATCGGTTTCATTGGCTTGGGCTTTGCCGTGCTGATGGGCTGGATTCCCGAACGCGAGGCCAGCGGGCTCAGCCGCCTGATGGAGGAACACGGCGGTTTTGCGCCGAATGGGCTGTCGGCGGTGGTCGGCGCGTTCATTACCATCATGTTCAGTTTTATCGGCACCGAAGCCGTGACGATCGCCGCCGCCGAGTCGAGCAACCCGGCGCAGAATATCGCGCGGGCGACCCGTTCGGTGATGTGGCGCATCGGCGTGTTCTACGTGTTGTCGATCTTCGTGGTGATCTCCGTGGTGCCGTGGGATGACCCGCTGCTGGCCTCGGTGGGCTCCTATCAGCGCGCCCTGGAACTGATGAACATTCCCCATGCCAAGCTGCTGGTGGATATCGTGGTGTTGATCGCCGTCGCCAGTTGCATGAACTCCTCGATCTACATTGCCTCGCGCATGCTGTTTTCCCTGGGCAAGCGCGGTGATGCGCCCGCCCTGATGAAAAAGACCTCGGCCGCCAGCGTGCCACGGGGTGCGGTGATCGCCAGTACGGTGCTGGGCGCGGGCGTGACCTTGCTCAGCTACTTCATGCCGGCCGGACTGTTCCAGTTTCTGCTCGCCAGCTCCGGCGCGATTGCCTTGCTGGTGTACCTGGTGATTGCCGTGTCGCAGCTGCGCATGCGCAAGGTGTTGCTGCGCCGCAACGTCACGCTGACGTTCAAGATGTGGCTGTTTCCCTGGTTGACCTGGTTGGTCATCGCGTTCATCTGTAGCGCGTTGACGGTGATGCTGGTCACGCCCGCGCACAGCTTCGAGGTGTCATCCACCCTCGTGCTGGCCTTGCTGATTGCCCTGGTCGGCTTGATCACCGCGCGGCATCCCGAACCCCAACCTCAGGCCGTGTCCGCAGCCACCCAGCCATGA